In a genomic window of Phalacrocorax aristotelis chromosome 8, bGulAri2.1, whole genome shotgun sequence:
- the DELE1 gene encoding death ligand signal enhancer isoform X2, producing the protein MWRWLLRGRGLGRCWPPPARPACAAEPSDGPSPERAPGCQDGRPRDGRERGGRQQPLPGLVCRYSVLEAVTWLVRQISWLRSLPDARRERRCPRLSSVPSQRTVVTEASTSCPNVQLESCFLQKGSPEVVLESSSSGIPSGQGENQPWAEVGEFQIRESSSLEPVLHSAKGDPAQRGHLEEAALQLQQIFRIDISIALNILGIESMRAGHYRIGYTCFKLAADRGYSKAQFNVGLCYEHGRGTEKDLEKAAFYYYHAASSCHAMAQYRYAKYLLHHGPENEWGGHQKAVAFLEQAAMAGITEAQAYLGVFYMKGLQPKEKRGLKYLLLAAKNGDAQSRYHVGVCYEKGLGVQQNLAEAMRHYQQSAAAGNRNSQERLQVLEEEVEDVQIKHPFPSGIRASSSSPCFWATDHVPAGLHASQPRQSALTLPHSWSADGLHMMMLGSAGWSRALGNRATPLELQCLEPHHCCC; encoded by the exons ATGTGGCGGTGGCTGCTGCGGGGCCGCGGCCTGGGCCGCTGttggccgccccccgcccgccccgcctgCGCCGCCGAGCCGTCTGACGGCCCCAGCCCCGAGCg AGCTCCCGGTTGCCAGGACGGACGGCCCCGGGATGGCCGGGAGcgaggaggaaggcagcagcccctgcctggaCTGGTGTGCCGCTACTCGGTGCTGGAGGCAGTCACCTGG CTGGTCAGACAGATCTCGTGGCTGAGATCGCTGCCGGACGCCAGGAGAGAGCGCAGATGTCCCAGGCTTTCTTCGGTGCCCTCTCAGCGGACAG TGGTGACTGAAGCCTCAACCAGCTGTCCGAATGTGCAGCTGGAGTCCTGcttcctgcagaaaggaagTCCAGAGGTTGTACTAGAGAGTTCATCCTCAGGCATCCCCTCAGGGCAAGGAGAGAACCAGCCCTGGGCAGAAGTAG gGGAGTTCCAGATCCGTGAGAGCTCCAGCTTGGAGCCAGTTCTCCACAGTGCAAAG GGTGACCCAGCTCAGCGAGGGCATTTAGAGGAAGCTGCTCTCCAGTTGCAGCAGATTTTCCGGATTGACATTTCCATTGCATTGAATATCCTCG GGATTGAAAGTATGAGAGCGGGCCATTACAGGATAGGCTATACCTGCTTCAAACTGGCAGCAGATCGAGGCTACAGCAAAGCCCAGTTCAATGTGGGTCTGTGTTACGAGCATGGCAGAGGCACAGAAAAAGACTTGGAAAAG gcAGCTTTTTATTACTACCACGCAGCCAGTAGCTGTCACGCCATGGCACAGTACCGCTACGCTAAATACCTCTTACACCACGGACCTGAAAATGAATGGGGTGGGCATCAGAAAGCAGTGGCTTTCCTGGAGCAAGCAGCAATGGCTGGTATTACAGAG GCACAGGCTTATCTTGGAGTATTCTACATGAAAGGGCTGCAACCTAAGGAAAAGAGAGGTCTAAAGtatctgctgctggcagcaaagAATGGC GATGCCCAAAGCAGGTATCATGTGGGCGTTTGCTATGAGAAGGGCCTTGGAGTGCAGCAGAACCTGGCAGAAGCGATGAGACACTACCAACAGTCAGCTGCTGCGGGGAACAGGAATTCCCAGGAGAGACTGCAAGTGCTGGAAGAGGAGGTGGAAG ATGTGCAAATAAAACATCCATTCCCTTCTGGAATAAGAGCCTCTTCCTCTAGCCCCTGTTTCTGGGCTACTGACCATGTGCCTGCAGGCCTCCATGCCAGCCAGCCAAGACAATCTGCCCTCACCCTGCCCCACTCTTGGAGCGCAGACGGACTCCACATGATGATGCTTGGCAGTGCAGGATGGAGCCGTGCTCTCGGAAACAGGGCAACACCGCTGGAACTGCAGTGCTTGGAGCCCCACCACTGCTGTTGTTAG
- the DELE1 gene encoding death ligand signal enhancer isoform X1, with product MWRWLLRGRGLGRCWPPPARPACAAEPSDGPSPERAPGCQDGRPRDGRERGGRQQPLPGLVCRYSVLEAVTWGALGALLLQLVRQISWLRSLPDARRERRCPRLSSVPSQRTVVTEASTSCPNVQLESCFLQKGSPEVVLESSSSGIPSGQGENQPWAEVGEFQIRESSSLEPVLHSAKGDPAQRGHLEEAALQLQQIFRIDISIALNILGIESMRAGHYRIGYTCFKLAADRGYSKAQFNVGLCYEHGRGTEKDLEKAAFYYYHAASSCHAMAQYRYAKYLLHHGPENEWGGHQKAVAFLEQAAMAGITEAQAYLGVFYMKGLQPKEKRGLKYLLLAAKNGDAQSRYHVGVCYEKGLGVQQNLAEAMRHYQQSAAAGNRNSQERLQVLEEEVEDVQIKHPFPSGIRASSSSPCFWATDHVPAGLHASQPRQSALTLPHSWSADGLHMMMLGSAGWSRALGNRATPLELQCLEPHHCCC from the exons ATGTGGCGGTGGCTGCTGCGGGGCCGCGGCCTGGGCCGCTGttggccgccccccgcccgccccgcctgCGCCGCCGAGCCGTCTGACGGCCCCAGCCCCGAGCg AGCTCCCGGTTGCCAGGACGGACGGCCCCGGGATGGCCGGGAGcgaggaggaaggcagcagcccctgcctggaCTGGTGTGCCGCTACTCGGTGCTGGAGGCAGTCACCTGG GGTGCACTTGGTGCGCTTCTTCTGCAGCTGGTCAGACAGATCTCGTGGCTGAGATCGCTGCCGGACGCCAGGAGAGAGCGCAGATGTCCCAGGCTTTCTTCGGTGCCCTCTCAGCGGACAG TGGTGACTGAAGCCTCAACCAGCTGTCCGAATGTGCAGCTGGAGTCCTGcttcctgcagaaaggaagTCCAGAGGTTGTACTAGAGAGTTCATCCTCAGGCATCCCCTCAGGGCAAGGAGAGAACCAGCCCTGGGCAGAAGTAG gGGAGTTCCAGATCCGTGAGAGCTCCAGCTTGGAGCCAGTTCTCCACAGTGCAAAG GGTGACCCAGCTCAGCGAGGGCATTTAGAGGAAGCTGCTCTCCAGTTGCAGCAGATTTTCCGGATTGACATTTCCATTGCATTGAATATCCTCG GGATTGAAAGTATGAGAGCGGGCCATTACAGGATAGGCTATACCTGCTTCAAACTGGCAGCAGATCGAGGCTACAGCAAAGCCCAGTTCAATGTGGGTCTGTGTTACGAGCATGGCAGAGGCACAGAAAAAGACTTGGAAAAG gcAGCTTTTTATTACTACCACGCAGCCAGTAGCTGTCACGCCATGGCACAGTACCGCTACGCTAAATACCTCTTACACCACGGACCTGAAAATGAATGGGGTGGGCATCAGAAAGCAGTGGCTTTCCTGGAGCAAGCAGCAATGGCTGGTATTACAGAG GCACAGGCTTATCTTGGAGTATTCTACATGAAAGGGCTGCAACCTAAGGAAAAGAGAGGTCTAAAGtatctgctgctggcagcaaagAATGGC GATGCCCAAAGCAGGTATCATGTGGGCGTTTGCTATGAGAAGGGCCTTGGAGTGCAGCAGAACCTGGCAGAAGCGATGAGACACTACCAACAGTCAGCTGCTGCGGGGAACAGGAATTCCCAGGAGAGACTGCAAGTGCTGGAAGAGGAGGTGGAAG ATGTGCAAATAAAACATCCATTCCCTTCTGGAATAAGAGCCTCTTCCTCTAGCCCCTGTTTCTGGGCTACTGACCATGTGCCTGCAGGCCTCCATGCCAGCCAGCCAAGACAATCTGCCCTCACCCTGCCCCACTCTTGGAGCGCAGACGGACTCCACATGATGATGCTTGGCAGTGCAGGATGGAGCCGTGCTCTCGGAAACAGGGCAACACCGCTGGAACTGCAGTGCTTGGAGCCCCACCACTGCTGTTGTTAG
- the DELE1 gene encoding death ligand signal enhancer isoform X3 — MWRWLLRGRGLGRCWPPPARPACAAEPSDGPSPERAPGCQDGRPRDGRERGGRQQPLPGLVCRYSVLEAVTWGALGALLLQLVRQISWLRSLPDARRERRCPRLSSVPSQRTGEFQIRESSSLEPVLHSAKGDPAQRGHLEEAALQLQQIFRIDISIALNILGIESMRAGHYRIGYTCFKLAADRGYSKAQFNVGLCYEHGRGTEKDLEKAAFYYYHAASSCHAMAQYRYAKYLLHHGPENEWGGHQKAVAFLEQAAMAGITEAQAYLGVFYMKGLQPKEKRGLKYLLLAAKNGDAQSRYHVGVCYEKGLGVQQNLAEAMRHYQQSAAAGNRNSQERLQVLEEEVEDVQIKHPFPSGIRASSSSPCFWATDHVPAGLHASQPRQSALTLPHSWSADGLHMMMLGSAGWSRALGNRATPLELQCLEPHHCCC, encoded by the exons ATGTGGCGGTGGCTGCTGCGGGGCCGCGGCCTGGGCCGCTGttggccgccccccgcccgccccgcctgCGCCGCCGAGCCGTCTGACGGCCCCAGCCCCGAGCg AGCTCCCGGTTGCCAGGACGGACGGCCCCGGGATGGCCGGGAGcgaggaggaaggcagcagcccctgcctggaCTGGTGTGCCGCTACTCGGTGCTGGAGGCAGTCACCTGG GGTGCACTTGGTGCGCTTCTTCTGCAGCTGGTCAGACAGATCTCGTGGCTGAGATCGCTGCCGGACGCCAGGAGAGAGCGCAGATGTCCCAGGCTTTCTTCGGTGCCCTCTCAGCGGACAG gGGAGTTCCAGATCCGTGAGAGCTCCAGCTTGGAGCCAGTTCTCCACAGTGCAAAG GGTGACCCAGCTCAGCGAGGGCATTTAGAGGAAGCTGCTCTCCAGTTGCAGCAGATTTTCCGGATTGACATTTCCATTGCATTGAATATCCTCG GGATTGAAAGTATGAGAGCGGGCCATTACAGGATAGGCTATACCTGCTTCAAACTGGCAGCAGATCGAGGCTACAGCAAAGCCCAGTTCAATGTGGGTCTGTGTTACGAGCATGGCAGAGGCACAGAAAAAGACTTGGAAAAG gcAGCTTTTTATTACTACCACGCAGCCAGTAGCTGTCACGCCATGGCACAGTACCGCTACGCTAAATACCTCTTACACCACGGACCTGAAAATGAATGGGGTGGGCATCAGAAAGCAGTGGCTTTCCTGGAGCAAGCAGCAATGGCTGGTATTACAGAG GCACAGGCTTATCTTGGAGTATTCTACATGAAAGGGCTGCAACCTAAGGAAAAGAGAGGTCTAAAGtatctgctgctggcagcaaagAATGGC GATGCCCAAAGCAGGTATCATGTGGGCGTTTGCTATGAGAAGGGCCTTGGAGTGCAGCAGAACCTGGCAGAAGCGATGAGACACTACCAACAGTCAGCTGCTGCGGGGAACAGGAATTCCCAGGAGAGACTGCAAGTGCTGGAAGAGGAGGTGGAAG ATGTGCAAATAAAACATCCATTCCCTTCTGGAATAAGAGCCTCTTCCTCTAGCCCCTGTTTCTGGGCTACTGACCATGTGCCTGCAGGCCTCCATGCCAGCCAGCCAAGACAATCTGCCCTCACCCTGCCCCACTCTTGGAGCGCAGACGGACTCCACATGATGATGCTTGGCAGTGCAGGATGGAGCCGTGCTCTCGGAAACAGGGCAACACCGCTGGAACTGCAGTGCTTGGAGCCCCACCACTGCTGTTGTTAG